Proteins encoded together in one Panthera uncia isolate 11264 chromosome A2, Puncia_PCG_1.0, whole genome shotgun sequence window:
- the TAS2R38 gene encoding taste receptor type 2 member 38: MLALTPVITVSYEVKSAFLFLSILEFTVGVLANAFIFLVNFWDVVRKQPLSNCDLILLSLSLTRLFLHGLLFLDAIQLTYFQRMKDPLSLSYQTIIMLWMITNQVGLWLTTCLSLLYCSKIARFSHTLLHCVASWVSRKVPQMLLGAMFFSCICTAICLGDFFSRSGFTFTTMLFVNNTEFNLQIAKLNFYHSFIFCTLVSIPSLLFFLVSSGVLIVSLGRHMRTMRAKTKDSRDPSLEAHIKALRSLVSFLCLYVVSFCAALVSVPLLMLWHNKIGVMICVGILAACPSIHAAILISGNAKLRRAVETILLWVQNSLKIGADHKADPRTPDLC, from the coding sequence ATGTTGGCGCTGACTCCTGTCATAACTGTGTCCTATGAAGTCAAGAGTGCATTTCTATTCCTTTCAATCCTGGAATTTACAGTGGGGGTCCTGGCCAATGCCTTCATTTTCCTGGTGAATTTTTGGGATGTGGTGAGGAAGCAGCCACTGAGCAACTGTGATCTTATTCTTCTGAGTCTCAGCCTCACCCGGCTTTTCCTGCATGGGCTGCTGTTTCTGGATGCCATCCAGCTTACATACTTCCAGAGGATGAAAGATCCGCTGAGCCTCAGCTACCAGACCATCATCATGCTCTGGATGATCACAAACCAAGTTGGGCTCTGGCTCACCACCTGCCTCAGTCTTCTCTACTGCTCCAAGATTGCCCGTTTCTCTCACACCCTCCTGCACTGTGTGGCAAGCTGGGTCTCCCGGAAGGTCCCCCAGATGCTCCTGGGCGCAATGTTTTTCTCTTGTATCTGCACCGCCATCTGTTTGGGGGACTTTTTTAGCAGATCTGGCTTCACATTCACAACTATGCTATTCGTGAATAATACAGAATTCAATTTGCAAATTGCAAAACTCAATTTCTATCACTCCTTCATCTTCTGCACACTGGTGTCCATCCCGTCGTTgttattttttctggtttcttctggGGTGCTGATTGTCTCCCTGGGGAGGCACATGAGGACAATGAGGGCCAAAACCAAAGACTCCCGCGACCCCAGCCTGGAAGCCCATATCAAAGCCCTCAGATctcttgtctcctttctctgtctctatgtggTGTCATTCTGTGCTGCCCTCGTTTCAGTGCCTTTACTGATGCTGTGGCACAACAAGATCGGGGTAATGATCTGTGTGGGGATCCTAGCAGCTTGTCCCTCGATACATGCAGCAATCCTGATCTCAGGCAATGCCAAGCTGAGGAGAGCTGTGGAGACCATTCTACTCTGGGTTCAGAACAGCCTAAAGATAGGGGCAGACCACAAGGCAGATCCCAGGACTCCAGACCTATGTTGA